In one window of Candidatus Methanoplasma cognatum DNA:
- a CDS encoding PDDEXK nuclease domain-containing protein — protein sequence MKIHSAQNKLVFSVNSQVLELYWEIGRDITEKQQNSNWGSGLVEQVAEELKRDFPDVKGFSRRNIYAILQWYKFYSQRYQFVPHGVAQLPWGHNRLIVTKVKDIDEAEFYCKAAAQNAWDRDTLEIQIENEYRLKAGNSTHNFSSTLPAKHSELAEQVLKDPYNFDFLGLENDALEKAIEAELTKNITHFLLELGRGFAFLGRQYKIEIGENDHFLDMLFYHVELRCYIVIELKAGRFIPEYAGKLNYYLSAVDSQLRKQGDNPTIGILLCRRKNKIDAEYALRDVRKPMGISEYVLTNSVPDDIKLKLPSVEELERELEKQHRNSSIDNPE from the coding sequence ATGAAGATCCATTCTGCACAGAATAAATTAGTGTTCTCTGTCAACTCGCAGGTGCTTGAGTTATACTGGGAGATTGGGCGGGATATAACAGAAAAACAACAAAACTCAAACTGGGGGAGCGGACTTGTCGAACAAGTGGCCGAAGAACTCAAGCGGGATTTTCCGGATGTCAAAGGCTTTTCGCGCCGTAACATCTATGCCATTTTGCAGTGGTATAAGTTCTATTCTCAAAGGTATCAATTTGTGCCACACGGCGTGGCACAATTACCGTGGGGCCATAACAGGCTTATTGTGACGAAGGTAAAGGACATCGACGAAGCTGAATTTTATTGCAAGGCAGCTGCTCAGAACGCCTGGGACAGGGACACTTTAGAGATACAGATCGAAAACGAATATCGCCTGAAAGCTGGGAATTCCACACACAATTTTAGCAGTACACTACCAGCAAAACACTCTGAGCTTGCAGAGCAGGTTCTGAAAGATCCGTACAACTTCGATTTCCTCGGTTTGGAGAACGATGCTTTGGAAAAAGCAATAGAGGCCGAACTTACAAAGAACATCACTCATTTCCTGCTTGAACTTGGAAGGGGTTTCGCATTCCTCGGCAGGCAGTATAAGATAGAGATCGGCGAGAACGATCATTTTCTTGATATGCTGTTCTACCATGTTGAACTGCGATGCTACATTGTGATAGAACTCAAGGCTGGCAGATTCATTCCAGAATATGCTGGCAAACTCAATTATTACCTGTCGGCGGTTGACAGCCAATTACGAAAACAGGGCGATAATCCCACAATCGGCATTCTTTTGTGCAGAAGGAAAAACAAAATAGATGCGGAGTACGCCCTGCGGGATGTCCGTAAGCCGATGGGCATCAGCGAGTATGTGCTGACGAACTCTGTCCCGGACGATATCAAGCTGAAACTGCCCTCTGTGGAAGAACTTGAGCGCGAACTGGAGAAACAGCACCGTAATTCATCAATTGATAATCCCGAATAA